ACAGGACGATGGAAAGGATAAGACATGAAACTGGCGATTTCTTCACTTGATGGAAAAATCGACACTGAACTTAGCTCCCGATTTGCGCGCTGCGATTACTTTATCTTTTTCGACACGGAGACCCGGGATTGGGAAGCCAGACCCAACCCTGCCGCTGCGGCCCGGGGGGGAGCTGGCGCTCAGGTGGTTCAGTTCCTCTCGAATAGCGGCGTTGAAGCTACAATCAGCGGACGTTATGGCCCCACGGCTTTCTCCGCGCTCGATGTGGCCGGCATTCAGGCCTTTGTCGCAGATAGCGGTACGCCGGAAGAGCTGCTCGACAGATTCCTGGCTGGTCAGCTGGAACAGGTCAACGCTGCTACCGGTCCAGAACTCCATCATTGAGCGTCAGCTCCACAATGATAATTGCAGTTGCCAGCGGGAAAGGTGGCACCGGTAAAACGACCGTTGCCACCGCTCTCGCTCAAGCCCTTGCCCACGCAGATATTTCTGTATCCTGTTTGGATTGTGATGTCGAAGGGCCGAACGCCCACATCTTCATTCGGCCCACGCTGGATCACCATAAGAACGTTGATTTACTGATCCCGGAGGTGGATGCCGATCTGTGCAACGGTTGCGGAAAATGCGCGGAAGTCTGTCAATTTCACGCCATTGTCGTGCTGGGCGGGCAAACGCTCGTTTTCCCGGAATTGTGTCATGGCTGCGGCAGTTGCACCTTGGTGTGCCCTGAAAAGGCAATCACCGAAGTGCCACGAACGCTGGGCATTTTAGAAGGTGGGCTTTCCCCCGATGGGATCAACTTCGGGCATGGCTTGCTCAACGTGGGCGAACCGATGGCCGTCCCGGTCATCACGCAGCTAAAATCGTGGCGCGATTACATGGATGCTGAGGTTGTGATATTGGATTCGCCTCCCGGCGCATCCTGCCCGGTGGTTGAATCTGTTCGCGGGGCAGATTTTGTGCTCCTGGTCACCGAGCCGACCCCTTTTGGACTGCACGACCTGCGTCAGGCGTATGAATTGACACAGGAAGTGGATATCCCCGCTGGCCTGATTATCAACCGTGATGGAATCGGCGATCCCGGCGTTGATGTCTACTGCCAGGAAGTTGGGCTGCCCGTTTTGATGAAAATACCGCTCGAACGGGAAATCGGACAGGGAATAGCTCAAGGAAAAACGCTGCTGGAAATCCATCCGGAATACCAGGATGCCTTTCAGACGTTGTACGCGCAGATTGCGGATTTGGCTGCAAATGGGGGTGACCGGTGAAACAATTGGTCATCCTCAGTGGCAAGGGCGGCACCGGCAAAACCAGCGTCGCTGCC
This genomic stretch from Chloroflexota bacterium harbors:
- a CDS encoding NifB/NifX family molybdenum-iron cluster-binding protein, which produces MKLAISSLDGKIDTELSSRFARCDYFIFFDTETRDWEARPNPAAAARGGAGAQVVQFLSNSGVEATISGRYGPTAFSALDVAGIQAFVADSGTPEELLDRFLAGQLEQVNAATGPELHH
- a CDS encoding ATP-binding protein, which translates into the protein MIIAVASGKGGTGKTTVATALAQALAHADISVSCLDCDVEGPNAHIFIRPTLDHHKNVDLLIPEVDADLCNGCGKCAEVCQFHAIVVLGGQTLVFPELCHGCGSCTLVCPEKAITEVPRTLGILEGGLSPDGINFGHGLLNVGEPMAVPVITQLKSWRDYMDAEVVILDSPPGASCPVVESVRGADFVLLVTEPTPFGLHDLRQAYELTQEVDIPAGLIINRDGIGDPGVDVYCQEVGLPVLMKIPLEREIGQGIAQGKTLLEIHPEYQDAFQTLYAQIADLAANGGDR